The genomic interval TGGAGCATCGGGTTGTCGATGGTCTCCCTGACCTCCTGTTTGTACTGCTTGAACAGCTGCTTGTGGTCTTTCGCGATGTCGGCGCCCGTCTCGGCCATGTCGGTCCCCTCGAAGGCCATCACCTGTCGGATGTTCACCCGCCGGAGCATCAGCCCCTCGTCGTAGACGCGCTGGAGGAAGTCCTTGTTGTGCTCGAAGGTCTCCCGGCGCTCGCCTTTCAGCCCGTGGACGAGGTTGATACCGGGCAGCAGCTTCGGGAGCCGGCGGGCCGCGTCGTCACCGAAGTTCGGTGCGGTCTCGCTGTCGCCGCCGGGCCGAAAGCCGGCCACCTCGTTGACGATCTTCACGGCCTCGAAACACTCGTCGGCGGTGACGTTGAGGTTGTTGTCGCTCATCACCTCGGGGTCCGCGGATTCGAGGCCGAACGCGGCCGTGTCGCCGGGGGTGTTGTGCTCGGCGATAATCTCTATCCCCTCGCGGGCCTTCTCCGGCCACTTCACGATGGTGATGGGGTTCATGTTGTCCAGATGGAGCGTCTCCAGGTCCGGCGCGACCTCCCGTATCCCGCCGTACAGTCGGCGGAGCGCGTCCGGATTCGGCGCTTCGCCGTCGCCGCCGTAGGCGAGGATGTCGGCCTGCCGGCCCAGCCGGAAGTGCGCGACGCCGCGGTTGGAGAGGGCGTCCACCTCGTCGACGACGCTCTCGGGCGGGCGGAAGTCGGGGTTGCCGTACATCGGTTCGGTACAGAACGAACAGCGGTACGGACAGCCCCGAGACGTCTCCATCTCGCAGATGAGGTAGTCGGGGTGGTTGGGGTGTTGCTCGACGACGAAGGCGCCGGCGCGAGCCCAGCGGGTCTCCTCCTCGACGTCGCGGTAGCGGTCGTTGAACCCTTCGAGACCGGAGTCGACGAGGTCGTAGACGGCCGCCTCCACGTCGGCCATCGCGAGGAAATCGAAGTCCAGGTCGTCCCGGGCCGTCTCGCTCGCGCCCTCGTTGGCCTCGCCGACGCCGAAGCGGACCGGGCCGCCCATGATGGCGGTGCCGTCGGCGGTCCAGGCCAGCTTGCGGACCTCGTCCGGTTCGGCCGGCGTCCCGCCGACGTACTTGCCGGGGACCGTCATCCCGCCGACGTACACCAGCAGGTCGGCGTCCTCGACGTCGCGCCAGCGGTGCGTGTCCTCGCGCAGTTCGTCGATGGTGTGGTAGGTGATCTGCGATTCGGGGACGCCGGCATCGACGAGCGCACCGGCGGCGTATCGGGGGTACGTCGAGATGTACGGCGGGACCCCGAAGTGGGCGGGCTCGTCGACGTAGCCGTCGACGATAGTCACGTCGAGCGTCGCGGGGTCAGTCATGGACGCTGGTTACGGCCCGAAGCCTAAAACGGTGTTTGGTTGGGGCTGTGGGGTCTGCGGTGTCGGCGCCGTGGCCCGGTCGTAGTCGCGATAGCGGACGGCGACCGTCACGCGCTCGCCGGTCCGCTCGTCGATGGCTCGGGCGAGCGCGCCGGGCAACTGCTCGTAGGGGCGCTCGCTCGTCCGCGAGAGCGTCACCGTCACCGTCGACGGCTCGAACAGCGGCCCGATGCCGACGTACTCCGCGGTGACCGAGACGACGCCCAGCTCGTCGTAGGCGTCCCGCTGGAGCACGTCCGTCGTCGCCGCGTTGACCGACCGCTCGAATGTCACCTGCTGGTAGGTCCCCACGCCGACGGCCCCGACCACAGCGACGACGACGATGACCGTGGCGGCCAGCGCGGCGGTCTGGCGGACCCCCGAAACGGCGAAGACGCCCCGGTCGACGGTGTCCGGCTCGTACCCCAGATACTTGAACGTGAGAAAGGCGCCGAGGTTTACCGCGACGATGGTCATCGTCAGCAGGACAGTGCTCCCGACGCCGACGGCGGGCCGGCCCCAGGCGAAGCCGATGCCGGCGGCGGCCGCCGTGGGGATGAGCGCCGCGGCGACCATCACGCCGACGATGGTGACCTGACCCTTGGTGGCGAGGCTGAAAGAGCCGGCCGCACCCGCCGCCAGCCCGACGACGACCGAGAGGAGGCTCGGCGAGAACCGGATGGCTATCAGTTCCACGTTGGCCACGGCGAGCTCCATGGGGACCGCGAGGACGGATTTGAGCAGCCAGCTGAACGCCGTCGCGCCGACGACGGCCAGCCCCAGCCCGACGCCCTGCATCCGGATGCTGTCGAACACCATCCGCTGGTCGTCACGGACGAGCCCGACACTCGCTGTCAGCATGGGGCTGACGATAGGGGCGAGCACCATCGAGCCGACGACGATAGCCGGCGAGCCGATGAGCAGTCCCGCGGTCGCGATGACCGTCGACAGCGTCATCAGCCACAGATACGACCGCGTGTTGCGCCGCATGTCCTTGGCCTTCGAGCGCAGCGTGCGCGGGGCGACCCTGTTCGGCGTCTTCGCCCACCGGTTCTGGACCTCGTCGACCCCCTCGTAGGAGGCGAACTCCGTCTCGATTGAGACGATGTACCACTCGTCGCTGAACCCCACGTCGCGGAGCTCTTCGAGGACGTGCTCGACGGCGTCGGCGGGCACGACGAAGGAGATGAGCGTCCGGTCGTCCTCGCCGCTGGTCTCCTTCGTGGTCGAGACGCCCAGCTCCTGCTCCCGGAGCGCCGAGACGATGGCGTCCCGTCTCTCGTCGGGGACGACGACCTGCACCAGACGCATAGGCTGTGCAGTGGCTCGACACCCCCAAAAGTAGCCGTCGGGTATCGGGGCCGGCGGCCGCGTCTCGGGGCGAAAGCTCGGCGTTGGACCCGCGCCGGCAACGCGCTCCCGGAGTAGGGTCGGCGTAGTCGCCCCGTCACTCACTCGTCGGGAACCCACGGTCGGTTGTCGCCTCGTCGCTGATACAGCTTGAGTCCGCCGGCGACAGCGAATGCGACCACCAGCAACGCCGCTTCGACACCGGTCCCGAGCTGCGTCTCCAGCACCCCCTCTAGATAGCTCGTCGGTTCAGTCTGACGTGGCCTGGAAAAGACCAGCACGGCTGTCGACAACAGCACGGAGCCGCCTATCCAGTCGAGCGTCGACACGGCCGCAGCTATCTGGCGGCCGGGAATTAACCCGTCCCTCAGTCGTCGGCGCTGACCGCCTGTTCGTCGGCCTGTGCCGCCCAGAGGTCGGCGTACTCGCCACCCGCCCCGAGCAGTTCGTCGTGACTGCCCCGCTCGACGATTCCGCCGTCCTCCATCACGACGATGGTGTCGGCGTCCTGAATAGTCGACAGCCGGTGGGCGATGACGAAGGCGGTGCGGTCCTCGACGAGGCGCTCGATGCTCGCCTGAATCGCCCGTTCGGTCTCCGTGTCGACGTCGCTTGTCGCCTCGTCGAAGATGATGACCGCGGGGTCGTTCAGCAGCGCCCGGGCGATGGCGACCCGCTGGCGCTGGCCCCCCGAGAGCTTGATACCGCGCTCCCCGATTTCGGTGTCGTAGCCGTCGGGCAGGTCCCCGACGAATTCGTGGGCCTGGGCCGAGCGGGCGGCTTCGCGGACCCGCTCGCGAGCCCCCTCCTCGCCCGCCGCCTCACCGTCGAGTACGTCCCGGTCGCCGTAGGCGATGTTCTCGGCGACCGTGCCGGAGAACAGGTAAGGGTTCTGCTCGACGACGGCGATGTCGTCGCGCAACGACTGGAGCCCGTACTCGCGGACATCGACGCCGTCGACGCGCACAGCACCGGAATTCACGTCGTGGAAGCGCGGAACGAGCTTCAGCAGCGTCGACTTGCCGGCGCCGGTCGCGCCGGCCAGTCCGACCGTCGCGCCGGCCGGCACGGCCAGCGAGACGTTTTCGAGGACCGGCTCACCGTCGCCGTAGCCGAAGGTGACGTCCTCGAAGTCGACGGCGCCGTCGATGTCCTCCGGCGTGTCGGGCTCTTCCGGGTCCGTGATGGCCGGGTCCCGGCCCAGCAGGCCAAAGACCCGCTCGGCGCTGGACTTGGCGAGCTGGTACTTGTTTGCGGACTTGCCGACCCGTCGCATCGGCGAGTACAGGCGACGGAGATAGAGGAAGAAGAGGGCGAACACGCCACCCCCAGCCAGCATCCGGTTGCTGTCGGCGGCCGTGATGAAATCGGTCCCCGCCACGTAGAGGATAACGACGAAGACGACGCCGGTCAGCAGCCGCAGTGTGGCGAAAAAGGCGCGGCGGATACGCAGCGCCGCCACCTTCTCGTCGTGGTAGGTCTGGCTCTGTTCGGTGACTCGGCCGTTCTCGTAGTCGTAACGGTCGAACGCCTTGATGACCGGCACGCCGCTGAGGTTGTTCTCCAGTCGCGTGTTGAGCCGGGAGACCGTCCGGCGAATCCCCCGATACCGTGGTTCGATCCACTGCAGGAACAGCGCGCTCGCCAGCCCGATTATCGGGACCGGCGCCAGCGCGATGAGCGCCAGCGTCGGCGAGTACCAGGTGAGAACGGCGGCGATACCGCCGACGGTCGCGACGACGCGGATCACCTGTCGGAACTCCGTGTTCAGGAACGACTCCAGCCGGTTGATGTCGCTGTTGAGGATGGACATCATCCCGCCGGTCTGGTGGTTGGCGAAGAAGTCCATCGAGAGGTGCTGGAGGTGATCGTAGGTGTCGTTTCGGAGGTCCCGCTGTATCTTCTGGGCCGAGGACTGGAGCAGATAGCGGGAGGCAAAGCGGGTCGCCGACCGGACGAGGTAGGCGACGGCGGCGATGACGACGAGCCGTCTGAGGAAGGCGAGCTTCGCCGCCTCGCCGGTAATCGCGCCCGCGGGCAACAGCCCCGCAGCGGTCAGCAGCCCCGGCTCGCCGCTGTTGAGGATGACGCGGTCGATGGCGGCGGCGACGATGATCGGCGGGACGAGGCGGGCAAACCGGGTCAGGAAGGCGGCCAGAACACCGACGCTCAGGCGGAGCCAGTACGGTTTCGCGTAGCCGACGAGCTTCAGTATCGGATTCCCGTCGACGTTCTCGCGGACGCCCTCGAAACCGCCGTCGTCGGCCATACCTATCCTTCGACTACGAACTGAAATACTCCGGGCTTCTGGCCAGTTTTGACTCCCCGGCTCAGACGTGGATGCAGCCCTCTTCGCGGGTGCCGGCCGGCGTCGGCCGAGCGCCGTCGTCGACCCGGGCCGCGCTGACGGCCGCGGCCAGCGAGTCCAGCGCGTCGTGGTTCGCCAGATACGTCTCGCGGTGGCCCGCCAGCGCGACGCTGCAGTCCTCGATGGCCGCGACGTTGGCCTCGCGGCGGGCCCGTGCACCGTCCGTGTTCTTGTACCCCTCGCGGTAGGCGCCGAGCCAGCCGAAGGTCGCCGCCGGGTACACCTCACAGACCGATGTCGCCGCCCCGGTCCCGTCTTGCATCGGCACGACGGCAGTGTCCGCCCGCTCGGCGAGCCGCCCGAGCACGTCCCGGGCGCCGTGGTAGGTCATGCTCCGGACGCGGTTGGTGTAGGGACAGAGCGCGCCCCGTCGGGCGTCGGTCTCGCGGCGGATATCACGTTTGCCGGCTATCATCTCGGCGGTGTGGCGACACGCGTCCGAGAACGCCGCCGGGTCGGCCGGGCCGCCCTCGCTCGCGACCCACGAGAGAAAGCCGCTCCACTCGCCACCGCACTGGGCGTCGAGCAGCGTCTGGGGCAGGCTGAAGGGGAAATCGAGCCCAACCGTGCGAACGTCGGCGGCCGTGATTCGGTCCACCAGTCCGGCGTGGGCGTCCCCGCGGTCGCGTCCCCACCTATCGGCCGCTCGGTAGCACTCCTCGATGCGTACGCCGACTGGGGTCTGTGTGGCTTCGGTCACCCAGAGCGCCTCGCCCGCCGCGCTCGCCCCGCTGAAGTCGACACCCAAGACACCGGCACTCATGCACCACCTGTTCGGGGCGAGTGGCTTCAACCTTCTGACAGCCTCGCCGTCAGCACTGCGTGCCGGATAGATGCCGAAAGCGGTTTGTCCCTCACGGGCCAACGCTATGCTATGCCAGATACGCTGGAAGTCGTCTGTACCGACGACGACTGCACGCTCGACATGTTCGAGCTCCACTACACGTACGACATGCCCGACGATGTCGGTGTGACGGACTTCGCCTGTCCGTACTGTGGCGGCGTTGACTGTATCGAGGCAATCGAGCTATGATGGGTATCGGCGAGTCCATCGGCGACGCCATCTTCGAGAACCTCGGGCGAGCCGCCGGCCGGGTCCAGGAGAACAAACCGCTGCCGGCGGATTTGCTGGAGTCCGAGGACGCCTATCTCGTCGTCTTCGACGCGCCGGGGGCGACGGCCAGTGACCTGCAGGTGCGCTACGTCGCGGACCGCGTCGAGGTGCGTCTCGACCGGTTCCGGGAGTTCTACGACGACTACGAGATGAAATACCCGGGCCGGGGGCTCGCCCTCGACGGGTCGGTGACACTGCCCGAAGACGCCGTCGTCGAGGCCGAGGCCGCCTCGGCGACGCTGAAAGGCGACGGAACGTTGCACGTCCGGATTCCGAAAGCCGAGACCGACGACGAACCCGTCGCGGAACAGACGGCCCACGAGGCTGGCGAGGACGCCGACGTCGCGGCCGACGCCGACGAAGAGTAACTTCGCTGTCCCGTCTTCTGACCAGCGTCTCACCAGTCAGCCGTCGGGTCTCCCAGCGGGTGGAACTGCTCGTCACCGTCGAAGCGTGTCGGGTCGAACGACCCGGAAAGCGGCGCGTCCAGCCGCGGCGACTCCCCGCGGACGCGCTCGGCGAGCCATTCCCCGATAGCCGGCGCGCGCATCAGGCCGTGGCCCTGCCACCCGGTCGCGACCCAGAGCCCGTCGGCGACGGGGCCGACGAGCGGGTCCCGGTCGGGCGTCGCCGTACAGCAGCCGGCCCAAGCGCGGGCCACGTCGGGGGTGAGCGCCGTCGCCGCCTCGATTCGCCCCAGCGTCGTCTCGACGAACTCCGGGTCGGCCTCGGGGTCACAGTCCGCCGGGTCGACAGCGTGGGCACCGTCGCCGACCAGCAGCCCGTCGTCCCGCGGTCGCCAGTAGTACCCGCGGCTCGCGTCGTACAGCGACGGTAGCCGCCCGTCGAGGGGCCCGGTGACCAGCGCCTGCGCCCGGTAGCAGTTCAGCGCCAGCCGGACGTCGAGAGGGGCCACGAGGGGCTTCGTCGCCGGACCGGCGGCCACGACGACGGCGTCGAACGACGTGGTTCCCGCGGCCGTTTCGACGGTCGTCTGAGCGGCCAGTGTGGCGGGGGTTTCGGTGTGGGCGGTCGCCCCTGCCGCCCGCGCTCGCTCGGCCAGGCGGGTGACCACCGCCTCGGGGTCGAGCGTCCCGGCGGTGCGTGCGACAGCGCAGGCAGTCAGTCCGTCGGTGCCGAGCGCCGGATACCGCTCGCCGAGCGCCGCGGGGGCGAGTTCCTCGACGTCGAGGCCGAGCGCCCGCATCTCCGCGGCCTGCTCCCGGACCGCCCGCGCGTCCCGCTCGTCGCGGGCGACCCAGACGTACGGACACGGCGTGAACAGGTCCCACTCGCGGTAGCGCTCTATCGCGCGCGTGGCGACTGCGGCGTCGGTCGGGTCCGCGAAGGCGTCGTAGCAGAGGCCCGCGGCCCGCCCCGTCGCGCCGCTGCCGAGAGCACCGCGCTCGTACAGCGTGACGTCGGTGCCCCTCGCGGCGAGGTCGCCCGCGACCACGAGCCCCACCGCCCCGCCGCCGACGACGGCGACCTCCATCGGTCTCGCTACTGCACCTCGTCACGCACCTGTTCGGGCAGCGCGTCGTCGGCGTCGGCGTAGCGGTCCGGCTCCGCGGGCACCTCCCAGTCGGTCGTCAGTTCGAGCAGCTGGACCAGCATCTGTGCGGTCGCCCCCCAGACGGTGTAGCCGTCCACGTAGAAGAAGTGCAGCCGAACCTCGCCGTAGTGCGGGTGGTCGCGGTGCTCGGACTCGTAGTTGTCCAGGTCGGTCAGGTCCGACACCGACAGGGTCACCACCTCGGCGACCTCCGCGTCGCTGGGGCGGTACTCGCGGTCGGGGATACGGCCGACGAACGGGCGCACAGAGTAGCGCGTTATCGTCCGGATATCGTCCAGTCTGCCGACGACGCGGACCGCGTTGGGCGTCAGACCGATCTCCTCGTCGGCCTCGCGCAGCGCCGTCGCCAGCAGGTCCGCGTCCTCGGGTTCGCGGCCGCCGCCGGGGAACGCCATCTGTCCGGGGTGGTCACTCAGGTGGTCGGCGCGCTTCGTGAAGAGAACCCTCGCCTCGTCTGTACGGGTGACCACCGGGACGACGATGGCCGCCTCCCGCTCCTCGCCCTCGACCGTTACGGGGTCGTGGGCCGTCACCCGGTCGAAGTCCATACGCCCACAGATGGGGGCGACGCTCTTAATTCGCGTGGGTGGCCTCGTCGAGGTGGCCACGCGCCGTCGCCAGGTCGACCGGGCCCCACGCTTCGAGGTCGTAGCTCACGTCCAGCAGCGTCTCGATGCGTTCGTCGTCGCCGTCCCGGACCGCCGCCGCGGCGTCCTCGCGGAACCGCGCCTCGGCCGCCCGGGCCATCGCTTCGCGAGCCACCGTCCGTCCGGGCACGTCGAGGATATGCGGGAGGTCCTCGGCCCCGTCGGGCAGCGCCGGGAAGGCGGTCGGGCCGACGACGACCAGCGCGGCGTCGGGCTCGGCGCCGTGGTCGGCGACCTCGACCAGGTGGTAGCTCGCGAGCGCCGACTCGACGGCCGCCTCGAACGCCTCGCCCTCTTTGCCCCGTTTGAACGCGAGCTCCCCGCAGGCCCGCACGAGCTCCTCGCGCGTGACCGGCCCGACGGTATCGACGACCCCGGCGAGCTCGTCCGGTGTCAGCTCCATACCCCATGGCTCGTGCCCAGCGGCTTCAGCGTTTCCGCCCGGCGACTGCTGTCGTCCCCACTTCGGGGGACGTAGACCGGCCGCCCCGTTCGGTCACCCGGGCGGGTTCTGAATCGGCCACAGCCGGGTTGCCTGCCCGTCACCTCTCGGACTGGTTGTGACCCGCTCGTTCACTCTGTCCCCGCCCGCGCCGTCTCGGGGAGCCGACCGTCGGCGTGGAGGACGAGGAGCACGGCCAGCAGCGCGACCAGCCCGCCGCCCATCCACTCGAAGATGGTGGCGAAGGGGACGCCCGCGTCCCGCAGGAGGCCGACGAGGAGGCTCCCGGGGGCCTGAATGAGCATCATCCCCGCGCCGTAGGCCGCGTAGGCGCTGGCCCGGTGGCGGTCCGGGAGCGAGCCCAGCAGGTAGGTGTCGACCGCCGGGAAGATGCTGTGGATGACATAGCCCATGACGACGCTGAGCGCGGCCAGCGGCCAGAACCCGCGGACGGCGGGCAGGAGGAGGATACAGCCGGTGAAGGCCCCGAGGATGGCGAGCAGGTACGGAACCGCCGGGAGCCGGTCGGCCAGCCGGCCGCTGAGGTAGAAGGCCGGGACGCCGGCCGCGAAGACGACCTGCAGGAGCGTCCGCCCGGCGGTCCCGTCGATGCCGACCGTGCCCATGTACGTGACGTAGAAGTTGAACACGCCGTTCCAGACCAGCGTCGTCAGGCCGAGCGTGGCGATCGCGGTGAGGACGATAGGCCACTGCGCGCGGACCGCTCGGAAAAAGTCCGTGTCCTGCTGACCGGCCTCGGGGAACGTCGTCCGGCGGGCGACGAGCGTGAACACGACGGTCATCACCGCCGACCCGACGGCCATCGCCAGCAGCGTCGTCCGCCAGTCGCCGACGGCGAGGGCGACGGTGACGAGACCGGGGGCGGCCACCGCGGCGAGCTGGCTCGCGACGCCGTGGAGCCCCAGCGCCCGTCCGGGCGACTCGCGGAACAGCTCGCTGATGAGCGGGTTGGCCGCGACGAGGTAGACGCCGCTCGCGGTGCCCATGACGAACGCGCCCGCGAGCAACAGCCTCGGGTCGCTCGTCAGGGCGGTAGAGGCCGTCCCCAGTGTCAGTATCCCGCCGGAGACGAGAATCGCGCGGGCTCTGCTCACCCGCGTCAGCAGGAGGCCAGTCGGCAGGCGCGGCACCGCGCTGCCGACCCAGACGAGCGTCGCCAGCAGTCCGAGGGTGGCGTCGCTGGCGCCGGTAGCGGTTCTGATGGGTTCGATGAGCGGCGCGAACACGACGCGAGCGAGATTGATGACGAATATCAGCCCGAGCAACGAGCCGAACACGGGCCGTCGGGACACACCGGCCGTTTCGGGGGCGACCGGAAGGCGTTTCCGGAACGTCGCGGCCTTTTTAAGTCCGGCTGTCACACTGTCCCACATGGACTCGGTCAGAAAGGCCCTACGGAGCGGGGATGTCGAGAAAGACAGTTACGGGCGACTCTCCTGTAGTGCCTGCGAGGAGGAGCTGGCGACGGACAACGACCCCGACGAAATCGGGAAACAGCGGGTCTGTCCGGAGTGTGAGAGCACGTGGACGGAGCTTAGCTGACTCGCCCGGTCACTCGAAGACGGCATCGAACGCGTCGGCGCCGAGCGGTTCGTAGCTGCCCGCGGCCACGTTCTCTCGCGCGTGCTCGACGGACCCCGTCCCGACGAGCGAACAGGTCACACCCGGCGCGCTGCGGGCGAAGTTGATGGCCCGCTGGGCGCGAGTCTCCCCCTCCAGCTTCGCTTCGACGCTGTCCGGCATCTCCGCGGCTAGCCGGCCCTGCATCATCGAGGCGCTCGTGAACACGTCCAGCCCGGCCTCGTGGGCGAACCACAGCGCCGACTGTGGACCTTCCGGACCCTCGTGTGACTGGACGGTGAACGCGTCGGCCATGAACACGTTGAACGGCAACTGAATCGCCCGAAAGTGCGTCGCCGTGTTCCCCGCCGACTCGGCCGCTGACCGCGCACGCTCGACGACTTCCGGCAGCGAGAGGTAGCTGTCGTGGTCCGCTGGCACGCGGAAGGCGTCCCACGTCGCCACGCCGTAGTGGGCGATGTCGCCCTCGTCGGCACGCGCCTCCAGTCGCTCGAACGTCGCTTCGAGCTGGTCGTAGACGGTCTCGCGACTCTTCTCGGCCAGCTGCGTCTCCGGGTTGTGGACGTAGTAGCAGTCGACGGTGTCGAGGCCCAGATTCGACAGCGAGCGGTCGAGCTGGTCGTCGATGAACGCCGGGGCGATACAGTGTTGCCCGCCTACGAGGTCCGCCCGGTCGACGAGCCCGGTGTCGACGTACTCGCGTTTGACGTACGCCCCGGGGTTGTCGGGGCGCTCGCCGTCGAATGGAACGAACCCGCCTTTGGTCGCCACGACGGCCGCCGACCGGTCGATGTCGGCGTCGGCCAGCGCCGTTCCCACCACTCGCTCCGAGCGCTGATGGCGGTAGTTGATGGCCGTGTCGACTACGTTTATGCCCGACTCCAGCGCGGTCCGGATGGCCTCGCCGTAGGCCTCGTCGCGCTCGTCGGTCGCGTCGCCGAGGTACGTGCCGACGCCGATGCTGGAGACGACGCCGTCGCCGAAACGCCGGTAGAACGTCCGTGCGAAGTCGTCGTGGTCGTTCCGGTACGCCCACGTCCCCTCACGTGTTGCCATAGCCACGCTACTGGCCGGCCGGACAAAAACAGCGAGGTCTCAGCGCTCGCCGGCCATCGCCGCGAAGATGCGCTCCTGGAGCTGTTCGCGCGTGACGCCCTCGCTCGGGCCGATGCCGTCCATGTACTCGATGGGAATCTTCCCGCCGCCCATGCGGGCGTGGCCGCCGCCCTCGGCCATCGGGATGTCGTCCACGACGGCCTCGATGGCCCGGCCGATGTGGACCCGGTCGTCGCGCGAGCGGCCGGCGATGCGGATGATTCCCTCTTTCTCGCCGATGACGACGACCGCCGAGACGCCCTCCAGCGTCTCCAGTTCGTCGGCGGCCTGGGGAATCGCGTCGGTGTTCGACACCTCGCCCACGTCGCTGAAGCCGTAGGGTGCGTTGACCACGCGCTCGCTGATGGCCCGGGACTTCACGTCGAGCACTTCGGCGTCGACCTGTGGGTTGGCGATGCGGTTCAACAGGTCGCTGTCGACGCCCTCGTAGAGGTACGCCGCCGCGGCGAAATCGGCGGCGGAACAGCCGTTCGTCAGCGACCGGGTGTCCGACTGGATACCGTATATCAGCCCCGTCGCGACGTGGCTGGGCATCGCGTCCGCCGGCACGTCGGCCGTGTCGACGCCGCCGTCGGTCAGCGCCACGTCGACCTCGAAGAAGTCCCAGTCGAGCGACTCGAAGTACTCGGCGAAGATGGTCGCACACGCGCCGGTCTCGGGTCGCACGTCGGTGAAATCGAGGCCGGTGCCGCCACCGGGGTGGTGGTCGACGACGGCGACCGGGTCGATTTCCTCCGCCCCCGCGAAGCCGCGGGGCTCGTTGTGGTCGACGAGCACGACCGCGTCTGTGTCGATGTCACCGACCGACTCGACGCGCTCGAAGTCGAGGTCGAGCACAGTCTGGAACGCGCGGTTCTCCGGGCGGCGGATTTCGCCCGTGTAGCACAGGTTCGCGTCGGTCCCGCCGGCGGCCGCGAGCTGGTCGACGGCCAGCGCCGACGACATCGCGTCCGGGTCCGGGTTGGGGTGCATCAGAACCGTGACCGCGTCGTAGTCGGCCAGTATCGATTTGAGCCGGCTGACCGGTGACCGCGTCAGATAGCGGTAGAGGGCGAACCCGCCGCCGACGAGGACCAGCAGGCCCACGACGACACCCGCGACTTCGACGGGGTTCTCGCTGGCGTAGCCCGGGAGCCCCTCGACCAGACTCACAAGGTCCCCAGCGGCCACCAGATACATATTGCGTATCTGGTCCGGGAAACAATAAGAAGGTTCCCCCGCTCACTCACCGGGGTACGCTTCCACTGCCGCGCGGTAACCCTCCCTGAACGTCGGGTAGGCGAACTCGTACCCCAGCTCGCGGAGGCGCTCGTTCGAGCAGCGCTTGCTCGTCTGGATACGGCGTTTCGCCGTCGCCGACAGCTCCGGGTCGGCCAGGCGCTCCTCGGTCGTCTGTTTGGGCGGGAACGGAACCGAACACGCCTCGGCCAGCCAGTCGGCGAAGGCCCACTTCTCGACCGGCTCGTCGTCGACGACGAGGACGACCTCGTCGCGGTAGTCCTCCTCCAGCAGATGTCGCACCGACCCGGCCGCGTCGTCGCGATGCACCATGTTGAGATAGCCCGCGGTGACGGGCCCCTCCAGATACCGCTCCAGCCGGTAGCGGTCCGGACCGTAGAGGCCGGCAAAGCGGGCGACCGACCCGTGGCCGCCGTGCTCGGCCGGCCGCTCGCGGGCGACTCGCTCGGCCTCGGCCAGCACCTCGGTCTTCTCGGTCCGGGGGTCGAGCGGGGTCTCCTCGTCGACCCACGCGCCGTCGTGGTCGCCGTAGACGCCCGTACTGGACGTGTACACCAGCCGCTCGGGCGCATCCGCGCGGGACCAGAAGTGGTCGATGGCCGTCCGTAACCCCTCGACGTACACCTCGCGGGCCACGTCGGCGCCCCGACCGCCGGAGCTGGCCGCAAAGACCACCCAGTCGACGTCCGGCACCGCCGACAGCGAGTCGTCGTCGGTCACGTCGGCCTGTACCCCCTCGAACCCCGCCTGTTCGATGGCGTCCAGCCCGGCCGTGGAGCGGCGGACGCCGACGACCTCGTGGTCGGCCCGCAGCTGTCGGCCCAGTTCGAGCCCGACGTAGCCACAGCCTAGGATGGCGACCCGACTCATCGCTGTCGACTCTCGATGTAGCTGTGCAAGAGGGCGTACTCCCGGAGCGTCATCGGGTAGCGCCCCTCTATCTTCTGTTGAATCTCCTTGGGTTCGAGCTGGCTGTCGATGCCCGACGCCAGCGATTCGACGTCCATCACGGCCGTCGTCATCCCC from Halomicroarcula saliterrae carries:
- a CDS encoding radical SAM protein, with amino-acid sequence MTDPATLDVTIVDGYVDEPAHFGVPPYISTYPRYAAGALVDAGVPESQITYHTIDELREDTHRWRDVEDADLLVYVGGMTVPGKYVGGTPAEPDEVRKLAWTADGTAIMGGPVRFGVGEANEGASETARDDLDFDFLAMADVEAAVYDLVDSGLEGFNDRYRDVEEETRWARAGAFVVEQHPNHPDYLICEMETSRGCPYRCSFCTEPMYGNPDFRPPESVVDEVDALSNRGVAHFRLGRQADILAYGGDGEAPNPDALRRLYGGIREVAPDLETLHLDNMNPITIVKWPEKAREGIEIIAEHNTPGDTAAFGLESADPEVMSDNNLNVTADECFEAVKIVNEVAGFRPGGDSETAPNFGDDAARRLPKLLPGINLVHGLKGERRETFEHNKDFLQRVYDEGLMLRRVNIRQVMAFEGTDMAETGADIAKDHKQLFKQYKQEVRETIDNPMLQRVAPPGTVLPDVHLEYHQDGKTFGRQLGTYPLLVGLPGERELGRTIDVAITDHGYRSVTGVPYPLDVNSASMAELATVPGVGKSRAGDIVVGRPYETASDVGEDLRQYITARAPESAD
- a CDS encoding TIGR00341 family protein, with amino-acid sequence MRLVQVVVPDERRDAIVSALREQELGVSTTKETSGEDDRTLISFVVPADAVEHVLEELRDVGFSDEWYIVSIETEFASYEGVDEVQNRWAKTPNRVAPRTLRSKAKDMRRNTRSYLWLMTLSTVIATAGLLIGSPAIVVGSMVLAPIVSPMLTASVGLVRDDQRMVFDSIRMQGVGLGLAVVGATAFSWLLKSVLAVPMELAVANVELIAIRFSPSLLSVVVGLAAGAAGSFSLATKGQVTIVGVMVAAALIPTAAAAGIGFAWGRPAVGVGSTVLLTMTIVAVNLGAFLTFKYLGYEPDTVDRGVFAVSGVRQTAALAATVIVVVAVVGAVGVGTYQQVTFERSVNAATTDVLQRDAYDELGVVSVTAEYVGIGPLFEPSTVTVTLSRTSERPYEQLPGALARAIDERTGERVTVAVRYRDYDRATAPTPQTPQPQPNTVLGFGP
- a CDS encoding ABC transporter ATP-binding protein → MADDGGFEGVRENVDGNPILKLVGYAKPYWLRLSVGVLAAFLTRFARLVPPIIVAAAIDRVILNSGEPGLLTAAGLLPAGAITGEAAKLAFLRRLVVIAAVAYLVRSATRFASRYLLQSSAQKIQRDLRNDTYDHLQHLSMDFFANHQTGGMMSILNSDINRLESFLNTEFRQVIRVVATVGGIAAVLTWYSPTLALIALAPVPIIGLASALFLQWIEPRYRGIRRTVSRLNTRLENNLSGVPVIKAFDRYDYENGRVTEQSQTYHDEKVAALRIRRAFFATLRLLTGVVFVVILYVAGTDFITAADSNRMLAGGGVFALFFLYLRRLYSPMRRVGKSANKYQLAKSSAERVFGLLGRDPAITDPEEPDTPEDIDGAVDFEDVTFGYGDGEPVLENVSLAVPAGATVGLAGATGAGKSTLLKLVPRFHDVNSGAVRVDGVDVREYGLQSLRDDIAVVEQNPYLFSGTVAENIAYGDRDVLDGEAAGEEGARERVREAARSAQAHEFVGDLPDGYDTEIGERGIKLSGGQRQRVAIARALLNDPAVIIFDEATSDVDTETERAIQASIERLVEDRTAFVIAHRLSTIQDADTIVVMEDGGIVERGSHDELLGAGGEYADLWAAQADEQAVSADD
- a CDS encoding DUF429 domain-containing protein is translated as MSAGVLGVDFSGASAAGEALWVTEATQTPVGVRIEECYRAADRWGRDRGDAHAGLVDRITAADVRTVGLDFPFSLPQTLLDAQCGGEWSGFLSWVASEGGPADPAAFSDACRHTAEMIAGKRDIRRETDARRGALCPYTNRVRSMTYHGARDVLGRLAERADTAVVPMQDGTGAATSVCEVYPAATFGWLGAYREGYKNTDGARARREANVAAIEDCSVALAGHRETYLANHDALDSLAAAVSAARVDDGARPTPAGTREEGCIHV
- a CDS encoding DUF7559 family protein — encoded protein: MPDTLEVVCTDDDCTLDMFELHYTYDMPDDVGVTDFACPYCGGVDCIEAIEL